From Halorubrum salinarum, the proteins below share one genomic window:
- a CDS encoding D-aminoacyl-tRNA deacylase: MIAIVVSRADSASAHIGERLLEVGDWTAREDGSRPDADGGGTYYRTEGFELREFDDLHIRLSDPTAAFDCDPAFLAFVSRHSGETGRLLTAHVTGNFGGAEYGGEPESLARAAPGAEKRVVEALARHAPEGYEVGIECTHHGPTDVAVPSLFVELGSDEPEWEDPDAARAVARAVLDLRGTGADLTADDAVAAADAGDAGSRPRHVVGFGGGHYAPRFTRIVRETEWAVGHVGADWALGELGAPDANRRVIEAAFERSRAERAVIDGDRPDLAAVIEDLGYEVVSETWVREVGDAPLALVERLEAEIGSVDDGLRFGAVAVDDALGPDSEAVDGDSDAVRVRDLPADLLARAQGLDADAARAAVERVAVAFDTEQGGARAAGRVAFSRASEAPGYADLIEGLVDVLETGYDAVEVSPEGTAVVARETAFDPSLAAERGVPEGPAFGRLADGEPVEVDGETVTPEAVSRARTDRFPIDGAALK, translated from the coding sequence TCAGCCGGGCCGACAGCGCCTCGGCGCACATCGGGGAGCGGCTGCTGGAGGTCGGCGACTGGACGGCGCGCGAGGACGGCTCGCGCCCCGACGCCGACGGGGGCGGGACCTACTACCGGACGGAGGGGTTCGAGCTCCGCGAGTTCGACGACCTCCACATCCGGCTGTCCGACCCGACCGCGGCCTTCGACTGCGACCCCGCGTTCCTCGCGTTCGTCTCCAGGCACTCCGGCGAGACCGGGCGACTCCTCACCGCACACGTCACCGGGAACTTCGGCGGCGCCGAGTACGGCGGCGAGCCGGAGTCGCTGGCGCGGGCCGCGCCGGGCGCCGAGAAGCGCGTCGTGGAGGCGCTCGCGCGGCACGCGCCCGAGGGGTACGAGGTCGGCATCGAGTGCACCCACCACGGCCCGACCGACGTCGCCGTCCCGTCGCTGTTCGTCGAACTGGGGTCCGACGAGCCGGAGTGGGAGGACCCGGACGCCGCCCGGGCGGTCGCGCGGGCGGTCCTCGACCTGCGGGGGACCGGCGCGGACCTGACGGCGGACGACGCCGTCGCGGCGGCCGACGCGGGCGACGCCGGGAGCCGGCCCCGCCACGTCGTCGGCTTCGGCGGGGGCCACTACGCGCCGCGGTTCACTCGGATCGTTCGCGAGACCGAGTGGGCCGTGGGGCACGTCGGCGCCGACTGGGCGCTCGGGGAGCTCGGCGCGCCCGACGCCAACCGCCGGGTGATCGAGGCCGCGTTCGAGCGGAGCCGCGCCGAGCGGGCCGTGATCGACGGCGACCGCCCCGACCTCGCGGCGGTGATCGAGGATCTCGGGTACGAAGTGGTGAGCGAGACGTGGGTCCGCGAGGTCGGCGACGCGCCGCTCGCGCTCGTCGAACGGCTGGAGGCCGAGATCGGGTCCGTCGACGACGGCCTGCGGTTCGGCGCGGTCGCGGTCGACGACGCGCTCGGCCCCGACTCGGAAGCGGTCGACGGCGATAGCGACGCGGTCCGCGTCCGGGACCTCCCGGCGGACCTGCTCGCGCGGGCCCAGGGGCTCGACGCGGACGCAGCGCGCGCGGCGGTCGAGCGCGTCGCCGTCGCGTTCGACACGGAGCAGGGCGGCGCGCGGGCGGCCGGGCGCGTCGCGTTCTCGAGGGCCTCGGAGGCGCCGGGGTACGCAGACCTGATCGAGGGGCTGGTCGACGTGCTGGAGACCGGGTACGACGCGGTCGAGGTGTCGCCGGAGGGGACGGCGGTGGTCGCCCGGGAGACGGCGTTCGACCCGTCGCTGGCGGCCGAACGAGGCGTCCCGGAGGGGCCCGCGTTCGGTCGGTTGGCCGACGGGGAGCCGGTCGAGGTCGACGGCGAGACCGTGACGCCGGAGGCGGTGTCGCGCGCGCGTACCGACCGCTTCCCGATCGACGGCGCGGCCCTGAAATAA